In a genomic window of Erinaceus europaeus chromosome 12, mEriEur2.1, whole genome shotgun sequence:
- the TCTA gene encoding T-cell leukemia translocation-altered gene protein has product MAESWSGQSLQALPATFLGALGALGSEFLREWEAQDMRVTLFKSLVLWLVLSLLGIQLAWGFYGSTVTGLYHRPGLGGQNGSTPDGSTHFPSWEAAANEPLKTHRE; this is encoded by the exons ATGGCGGAGTCTTGGTCAGGGCAATCATTGCAGGCTTTGCCGGCCACGTTCCTGGGGGCGCTGGGCGCTCTGGGCAGCGAGTTCCTACGGGAGTGGGAGGCGCAAGACATGCGTGTCACCCTCTTCAAGTCGCTGGTGCTGTGGTTAGTGTTAAGTCTCCTGGGCATCCAGCTGGCGTGGGGCTTCTACGGGAGCACGGTGACCGGGCTGTATCACCGCCCAG GTCTGGGCGGCCAGAATGGATCCACACCTGATGGCTCCACGCATTTCCCTTCATG gGAAGCAGCAGCCAATGAACCTCTCAAAACCCACAGAGAATGA